One window of the Archaeoglobus sulfaticallidus PM70-1 genome contains the following:
- a CDS encoding winged helix-turn-helix transcriptional regulator produces MEIDEIDIKILNILKENSRISFTEIAKNLNITRQTVKSRIERLEKDGIIKRYTIEVADIFRKNLFILRVRTEDYRRLKDIEEVLEINKISDREYILKLEISSLSRLSEIAEQDWIEVEEVIPVLKSEIVDKPLSLKLEFKCDYCGKTSIDDPLIYKKHNRFYVLCCKTCLEEFKKYG; encoded by the coding sequence ATGGAAATCGATGAGATAGATATAAAGATACTGAATATCCTGAAGGAGAACTCGAGGATTAGTTTCACAGAGATCGCAAAGAACCTGAACATAACAAGGCAGACAGTGAAATCCAGGATTGAGAGGTTAGAGAAAGACGGTATTATCAAAAGATACACGATAGAGGTTGCAGATATTTTCCGAAAAAATCTGTTCATTTTGAGAGTCAGAACAGAGGATTACAGGAGATTGAAAGATATTGAAGAAGTTCTCGAAATAAACAAGATATCTGACAGAGAATATATTCTGAAGCTCGAGATCAGTTCGCTTTCAAGGCTTTCTGAGATAGCAGAACAAGATTGGATTGAAGTGGAAGAGGTTATTCCAGTACTCAAATCAGAGATTGTGGATAAACCCCTCTCACTGAAACTCGAGTTCAAATGTGATTACTGCGGCAAAACCTCGATAGATGACCCATTAATCTACAAAAAGCATAACCGATTCTATGTTCTCTGCTGTAAAACCTGCCTGGAAGAGTTTAAAAAATATGGTTAA
- the pyrB gene encoding aspartate carbamoyltransferase, which yields MSRFRHLISIDDLTKDDILYLLKQAERFEDIAMGKRCKYLEGKILANLFFEPSTRTRMSFETAMKRLGGDVINMTAHEASSVAKGETLADTIRVVSNYADAIVLRHPLEGSARFASENSTVPIINAGDGAGQHPTQTLLDLYTIMKESTLEGCKIALMGDLKYSRTVHSLIKALTLFNTTIYLISPPMLKLPAEFLEGLNGRIEEVELEDVISEIDVLYVTRIQKERFPDEEEYKKVSGSYVINRNIISRAKESMIVMHPLPRINEIDVDVDSTEHAKYFKQAFYGVPIRMAILYELLKDGDGCE from the coding sequence ATGTCGAGATTCAGGCATTTAATCTCAATTGATGATCTCACAAAGGATGATATCCTTTATTTGCTTAAGCAAGCTGAGAGATTTGAGGATATTGCTATGGGAAAGAGATGCAAGTACCTTGAAGGAAAGATACTGGCAAACCTGTTTTTCGAGCCGTCCACCAGAACGAGAATGTCGTTTGAGACCGCAATGAAGAGGCTTGGTGGTGATGTCATAAACATGACGGCTCATGAAGCAAGCAGTGTTGCGAAAGGAGAGACACTTGCAGACACGATAAGAGTTGTTTCTAACTATGCTGATGCCATAGTTCTCAGACACCCGCTGGAAGGTTCTGCAAGGTTCGCATCCGAAAACTCAACGGTTCCGATAATAAATGCTGGAGATGGTGCCGGACAGCATCCAACCCAGACGCTGCTCGATCTGTACACAATAATGAAGGAGTCCACGCTCGAAGGTTGCAAAATAGCCCTGATGGGAGATCTGAAGTACTCAAGAACCGTCCACTCCCTCATAAAGGCGCTAACACTCTTCAACACCACAATATACCTCATAAGCCCTCCAATGCTGAAACTCCCCGCAGAATTTCTTGAGGGGCTGAACGGAAGAATAGAGGAAGTTGAGCTTGAGGATGTAATATCTGAAATAGATGTGCTGTATGTGACGAGGATTCAGAAGGAAAGATTTCCGGATGAGGAGGAGTACAAGAAGGTCTCGGGAAGCTATGTCATAAACAGGAATATCATAAGCAGGGCAAAGGAGTCGATGATAGTAATGCACCCCCTGCCGAGAATTAATGAAATAGATGTAGATGTTGACAGCACAGAGCATGCCAAGTATTTCAAACAGGCTTTTTACGGTGTTCCGATAAGGATGGCAATATTATACGAACTACTGAAGGATGGTGATGGCTGTGAATGA
- a CDS encoding 3-hydroxyacyl-CoA dehydrogenase NAD-binding domain-containing protein, which yields MVDISDIKKIGVLGAGVMGHGIAQVCARSGYETVLVDIKEEFLKKAVDIIKSGPFGLEKLVQKGKINEEEMHEVLARIKTSTSMDVLKDVDFLIESIPEDIELKKKVYTQLDKICKAETIFASNTSGIMISDLASAVDRKDRFIGMHWFNPPPVMKLIEVVRGALTSDETFNITVELSKKLGKVPVEAADGPGFFTTRFINCWLVEAIRLFETGIAGIKEIDDMCKMAFGFPMGPFELMDLIGLDTMFHIGEYMYEETRDPHYAPPVTLKKLILSGYIGDKKLKKGSKGGWYDYFGIRK from the coding sequence ATGGTCGATATCTCCGATATTAAAAAAATAGGTGTACTGGGTGCGGGTGTTATGGGTCATGGGATAGCCCAAGTTTGTGCAAGAAGTGGTTATGAAACTGTTCTGGTAGATATAAAAGAAGAATTTCTTAAAAAGGCGGTTGATATCATTAAGTCCGGACCTTTTGGATTAGAGAAACTCGTTCAGAAAGGTAAGATAAATGAAGAAGAGATGCATGAAGTCCTTGCGAGGATAAAGACTTCCACTTCAATGGATGTTTTGAAGGATGTAGATTTCCTGATTGAATCCATCCCGGAAGATATAGAACTGAAAAAGAAGGTTTACACTCAACTCGATAAGATCTGCAAAGCTGAGACGATTTTTGCCTCAAACACATCCGGAATTATGATATCAGACCTTGCCTCTGCTGTGGACAGGAAAGACCGGTTTATCGGTATGCACTGGTTCAATCCCCCTCCCGTTATGAAGCTGATTGAGGTTGTTAGAGGGGCTCTAACATCAGACGAGACCTTTAACATTACAGTTGAACTTTCAAAAAAGCTTGGAAAGGTTCCGGTAGAGGCCGCAGATGGCCCGGGATTTTTCACCACAAGATTCATCAACTGCTGGCTTGTAGAAGCTATAAGACTTTTCGAGACCGGAATTGCCGGGATAAAGGAGATTGATGATATGTGTAAGATGGCTTTTGGTTTTCCAATGGGCCCATTTGAACTTATGGATTTGATCGGTCTCGATACGATGTTTCACATTGGAGAGTACATGTACGAAGAGACGAGAGATCCCCACTACGCTCCACCAGTCACACTGAAAAAACTCATCCTTTCAGGATATATCGGAGATAAGAAACTGAAAAAGGGTAGCAAGGGAGGATGGTACGACTACTTTGGCATACGTAAATAA
- the pyrI gene encoding aspartate carbamoyltransferase regulatory subunit: MNDVKHLVISKIKDGTVIDHITPGLAILVLKILGIKPKSSEAVSMAMNVESAKMGKKDIVKVEGKYIGDQELNKIALIAPEATINLIQNYEIIRKFNVKPPEVVENIIKCPNPNCISNSNEPIKSRFRIFLDESRVKAVCDYCGRKLINLEDYI, translated from the coding sequence GTGAATGATGTTAAGCATCTCGTGATCAGCAAAATAAAGGATGGCACAGTTATAGACCACATAACCCCGGGATTGGCAATACTCGTTCTCAAAATTCTTGGAATAAAGCCGAAATCCAGTGAAGCAGTTTCAATGGCGATGAATGTCGAGAGCGCAAAGATGGGCAAGAAAGACATCGTCAAGGTTGAGGGTAAGTACATAGGTGATCAGGAGCTGAACAAGATAGCCCTGATAGCCCCAGAGGCAACGATCAACCTCATCCAGAATTATGAGATAATAAGAAAGTTCAATGTCAAACCCCCGGAAGTCGTTGAGAACATAATAAAATGTCCCAACCCCAACTGCATATCCAACAGCAACGAGCCGATAAAATCCAGATTCAGGATATTTCTGGATGAAAGCAGGGTCAAAGCCGTATGCGATTACTGTGGTAGAAAGCTGATAAATCTCGAGGATTACATCTAA